One Actinosynnema pretiosum DNA segment encodes these proteins:
- a CDS encoding effector-associated domain 2-containing protein, translating to MLSPSLPLHHGIVMLDVEGYGSGERTDEHRASVHNGLNRAVRSAFSATGADWTACTYQDGGDGGLLLVPASVPKLLLLGPMLASLAAEITRHNAVSSPEAAIRLRCCLHAGEVRSVEHGIVGGGVVHASRLLASEPLRAARRGSDSPVVLIVSDLFYQDVVRHDPAEEPDRYRRVDVAVKELRAPAWIRDGVLAAPTGGSGTGPSPAAPVVRFTEVVDALLAVPSVHDEASRRFLLDVLSARIRDAVPHHPRTRFHVHALVRTCAGYEGGLAELLSAVRELEGDSEAVRRAEVVVRSWTDAQGRAGS from the coding sequence TTGCTGTCGCCGAGTCTCCCGCTGCACCACGGCATCGTCATGCTCGACGTCGAGGGCTACGGCTCCGGCGAGCGCACCGACGAGCACCGCGCCTCCGTCCACAACGGACTGAACCGCGCGGTCAGGAGCGCCTTCTCCGCGACGGGCGCGGACTGGACGGCGTGCACCTACCAGGACGGCGGGGACGGCGGTCTGCTTCTGGTGCCCGCCTCGGTCCCCAAGCTCCTGCTGCTGGGCCCCATGCTGGCCTCCCTGGCCGCGGAGATCACCAGGCACAACGCGGTGTCCTCGCCCGAGGCGGCCATCCGGCTCCGGTGCTGCCTGCACGCGGGCGAGGTGCGCTCCGTGGAGCACGGGATCGTCGGAGGCGGGGTGGTGCACGCCAGCAGGCTCCTCGCGTCCGAACCGCTGCGCGCGGCCCGGCGCGGCTCCGACTCCCCGGTCGTGCTGATCGTCTCCGACCTGTTCTACCAGGACGTGGTGCGGCACGACCCGGCCGAGGAACCCGACCGGTACCGGCGCGTCGACGTGGCGGTGAAGGAGCTGCGCGCCCCGGCGTGGATCAGGGACGGCGTCCTGGCCGCCCCGACCGGCGGGAGCGGGACCGGGCCGTCGCCCGCCGCGCCGGTCGTCCGGTTCACCGAGGTGGTCGACGCGCTGCTGGCCGTGCCCAGCGTGCACGACGAGGCGAGCAGGCGGTTCCTGCTGGACGTGCTGTCCGCCCGGATCAGGGACGCGGTCCCGCACCACCCGCGCACCCGGTTCCACGTGCACGCCCTCGTGCGCACCTGCGCGGGCTACGAGGGAGGGCTGGCCGAGCTGCTGTCGGCGGTGCGCGAGCTGGAAGGCGACTCCGAGGCGGTTCGCCGCGCCGAGGTGGTGGTGAGGTCTTGGACGGACGCGCAGGGGCGCGCGGGGAGCTAG
- a CDS encoding HEXXH motif domain-containing protein yields MTAGGGPRGVGPSRHRLPLRAFERICSGAATRREVALLREAEHSTRRLKLLAFADAVAALPDGLGPFTDVGAAWAVLADAERRSADVVADVLMHPTVGVWLGRALRQVLGARDDPTPLWSQVGGFHALAASAAVRTGLPCALPVPVLHGAVTLPTVGTFPVRTALPVGHARFALDAGGASVTVAGGREPLVVEPVRRHRLVGGGLVVEVVLDDSDPYREFGAPVPARPLDPAHRLEWAKHLDEAWELLARRHPGAAEELSSVLSSIVPLERSRPVFAASSADAFGCVAMSPKGSALELAEALVHEAQHSKVNALLPLVELERPDGMGYCAPWREDPRPLLGMLHGIYAFTAVVEFWRVERDLVPPSLRGLADYSLALRADQVGRAVARVRGAASLTGPGRLLVASASARLAVCGPVDVGERTSEAVRLTGAAHGVRWRLRHVRPAGDAVVALADAWRAGAPAPPGAVRGRVVPAAAPATARLPVLLKLREVDPDGFARIAAGTPGDPDSALCLGDVGTAVAGYARRIERADGDVEAWGGLGAALDSPALRERPEVVAAVRRALGGRPGGVPGPVELARWFDRRER; encoded by the coding sequence TTGACCGCTGGCGGCGGTCCGCGCGGGGTGGGACCGTCGCGGCACCGGCTGCCGCTGCGGGCCTTCGAGCGGATCTGCTCGGGCGCGGCGACCCGGCGGGAGGTCGCCCTGCTGCGCGAGGCCGAGCACAGCACCCGGAGGTTGAAGCTGCTGGCCTTCGCCGACGCGGTCGCGGCGCTGCCGGACGGGCTGGGCCCGTTCACCGACGTCGGGGCCGCGTGGGCCGTGCTGGCGGACGCCGAGCGGCGGTCGGCCGACGTGGTCGCGGACGTGCTGATGCACCCGACCGTCGGGGTGTGGTTGGGCAGGGCGCTGCGGCAGGTGCTCGGCGCGCGGGACGACCCCACGCCGCTGTGGTCCCAGGTGGGCGGGTTCCACGCCCTGGCCGCCTCGGCCGCCGTGCGCACGGGGCTGCCCTGCGCGCTGCCGGTGCCCGTGCTGCACGGCGCCGTCACGCTGCCGACCGTCGGGACCTTCCCGGTGCGCACGGCGCTCCCGGTGGGGCACGCCCGGTTCGCGCTGGACGCGGGCGGGGCGTCGGTGACCGTCGCGGGCGGGCGGGAACCGCTCGTCGTGGAGCCGGTGAGGCGGCACCGGTTGGTGGGCGGGGGTTTGGTGGTCGAGGTGGTGCTGGACGACAGCGACCCCTACCGCGAGTTCGGCGCCCCGGTGCCCGCCCGGCCGCTGGACCCGGCCCACCGCCTGGAGTGGGCCAAGCACCTGGACGAGGCGTGGGAGCTGCTGGCCCGGCGCCACCCCGGCGCGGCGGAGGAGCTGTCCTCGGTGCTGTCGAGCATCGTGCCGCTGGAGCGGTCGAGACCGGTGTTCGCCGCGTCGTCAGCGGACGCGTTCGGGTGCGTGGCCATGTCACCGAAGGGGTCCGCGCTCGAACTGGCCGAGGCGCTGGTGCACGAGGCGCAGCACTCGAAGGTGAACGCGCTGCTGCCACTGGTCGAGCTGGAGCGGCCGGACGGGATGGGGTACTGCGCGCCGTGGCGCGAGGACCCGAGGCCGCTGCTGGGGATGCTGCACGGGATCTACGCGTTCACCGCCGTGGTCGAGTTCTGGCGGGTCGAGCGCGACCTCGTGCCGCCGTCGCTCCGCGGGCTCGCCGACTACAGCCTGGCGCTGCGCGCGGACCAGGTGGGGCGGGCCGTGGCGCGGGTGCGCGGCGCGGCCTCGCTGACCGGACCGGGGCGCCTGCTGGTGGCCTCGGCGTCCGCGCGGCTGGCGGTGTGCGGTCCCGTCGACGTCGGCGAGCGGACGAGCGAGGCGGTGCGGCTGACGGGGGCCGCGCACGGGGTCCGGTGGCGGCTGCGGCACGTCCGCCCCGCAGGGGACGCGGTGGTCGCGCTGGCCGACGCGTGGCGCGCGGGCGCTCCGGCTCCGCCCGGCGCGGTCCGCGGCCGGGTGGTCCCCGCCGCGGCGCCCGCGACCGCGCGGCTGCCGGTGCTGCTGAAGCTGCGCGAGGTCGACCCGGACGGCTTCGCGCGGATCGCGGCGGGCACGCCGGGCGACCCGGATTCCGCGCTGTGCCTGGGGGACGTCGGGACCGCGGTCGCGGGGTACGCGCGGCGGATCGAGCGGGCGGACGGGGACGTCGAGGCGTGGGGCGGGCTCGGGGCGGCGCTCGACTCCCCCGCGCTGCGGGAGCGCCCCGAGGTGGTCGCGGCGGTGCGCCGCGCGCTCGGGGGACGGCCGGGCGGGGTTCCCGGCCCGGTCGAGCTGGCGCGCTGGTTCGACCGGCGGGAGCGCTGA